ATAACTAGTCAAGTATTTACACAAGCTAAAACATTCTACTGCCCCAAAATTAGTTCCCACAACTAAAAGCAGACCTCACTTACTCACTCACAACAGTCGGTACCCCTGAGATGTGGAAAAAAGTAGCTGATTTGCCGCATTTTAAGTAACAATAGGCAAAAAGTATGAACATAACTGGAAAACTACATCAAATCTAGACTTCAACTGTTATCTCAAATCCTGGGTGCTCACTATTTTGTCTCTTTTCTTACGTTGATGATGGCTCTGGTCTTGCAGTGTGCTTGTTGATGATGCCTCTGGAAATGTCAAAAGTGAAATCTAAATCAATCTACTCAAGTAAAAATTATCAGATACTAAATGTATTAGATCCATTATAATTACTGAAGTCTAAACATACGACAGGTTACTTcaacaacaaaaagataaaaggtCCAATATGTCTCctatattatgtatatccacCACAAGTTAATCAATTAAAGACCAAATCCACGGatctaaaaataaagaaatacacACAGAGGTAAAAGATAAGGGAAAACAAGGTAAGAAAATGGAGGCATGCACGATTACAAAATGCAAAGTTACAATGATTCTGCAGGCAAACATATGCAACCTCacgaataaaaagaaaacaaaaaatgtaaGTTACTCTTTATTAGAAAAAGAAACCGTGCTGTATTTACATATAGAGCAGGgattttaccttttcttttcttgggTGGTTTGATGGCACCACTGACGTTAGAAGTTGGTGAAAGAGACCTTTTAGCAGCTACAGGCTTAACTGATGGTTCAGACTTCTTTGAGGGAATGAGAGAATTGTAAAGAATAGCATCAACAGCTTCACGTTGTTGCTTCCTTTTTGCAATTAAATCCGCAGGACCGCCAGTGGTATTACGATCTCTTCCTCTATCATTAGCCTTTTGCTCCTTAACACAACCTCCAGTTGAAGGGGTTGATCCTTTCAATTTTCTCCGATTCCTGTCCTGTTCAAAAGATCCCTTTGAACCTTCCAGCTGTcctatttttgaatatttatgaCTGTCAACTGCTTCTTCTCCTGAACAGTCTAATTTACTCATTGCATCAACACATTTGACTTGTCTCTTACCCAGAGTAGTAATAGCTGAATTCAATTTATCATGGCCACTCTCTTTGGCTTTTTTGCCATCTGAAACATGTTCTCCTGGGTTTGCAGACTGGACATTCTTGGAAATATCTCCATCCCTTTCCTTGCTCTTCAGCCGGCTTGAATCACAATAATTTTCAGGAGCAGGGTTCTTCCTCAGGGCTGATTTAAACATGGACTCATATGGTCTTTTAACTGATAAAACCAAGTTTCTCTCTTTGGCATCCTTCACAAGAGCAGCCCAGTTAGAGTTCTTCTGCAAGGTTCTTGCATTACCTAAAATCCACAAAGAAAGCCTGGCTCTGGTCAAAGCAACATTCATCCTTCTAGCGTCTGCGACAAACCCAATACTGTTTGAGCTAATCCCAGGTGAACCAGAGCTTGAATCTGCTGCTCTCACTGTGGAAAGTATCAGTATATCAACTTCACGCCCTTGAAAACCATCCACAGTATTAAATTCCATATCAGATGTGACAGAAGGTTCAAATGCACTAGAAAAACGAGAGCGCAAAAGGTGAAGTTGACACTTGTATGGTGTAATGATGCCAATTCTTCCACCAACAAACTCAGATGGATATCTGTATGAAGTAAGcataacaaaacaataaaataaatctagTAGATGAACATCCATAGAAAGTATAaggaaaagtaaaaattttaaatagattttCAGGAGAAAAATGATGCATGTACCTCTTCTTGAAAAACCTCAGTAATTCAACAGCAGCACTAGCCTCATGCTCATTATAGAGCGAAAACACACCAGAATTCTTACTACGAAGTTCCTTGCCATCAACAATGTCAAAAAAAACATAGGGTCCAAGACCCTCAGTTGCATGAAATGAAGCTGTTTTTGCTGACGTCTGCTCGCCATTCAGCAACTTACTTTCATAAAAATGCAAGGAAGGAAACCGGCATATATCTGGGTGCATCCTATACTGCCAATAAGAAAATGCATGAGTACAGATTTTGAAGAGGAAAAGAGTTGCAATCACTTCTTATACACTTGCCTCCTTCCTCTCTTTCACATACTATATAAAATCTCCAGAATAAAAAGTATCATAAAGTAACAAAAGAAACACTAAATTATCCAAGTAGAAAAGAAATATGACTGAAAAGAAACTGGAATCACATCTAGcaaaaaagaatatgaagaaGTTTTGGTAGATGAGAAAACTTTTAGGTTAGtctgaaaatttaaaagaatccATCCACATATAACCCAACAAGCATGGAGTCCACAGTGGAAAAGATATCAATTGTGTTGTGTGGctttaaataagaaaaactaaaCACGAGAACATGTCACATCCCATTTCATAATTGCTTGATTTACATTTCATACACTATTAATCACATATCCAACATTTTTAAGATGTACTAAAAAAGCCAAATAGCTTGACCAGACCAACCTCATTATCTTGCTATGACCTAGCCTCTTCACCAGATCAGCACACAGAcaaaatttaatacataaaaagtTTCTTTTATCAACATAACATTCTCTTCCTtctataaaagttaaaaaacatcTACACACTTGACGTCAAAACCCACAACACTAAGATTTTGACCAGTTGTAGCTTCAAGTAATGCAGtccattgttttcttttttatagttATCAAAGCTATTTCtagaaataaagtaaataaaaaaaaaaaaatctagtcaGGCAATGCTTGGACATCCAGTTTCTATTTTACCTTATAAAAACAGAATGGATGTTCAAATATTTAACAATGAAAAACTTCAATAACTTTTCTGTTTTACCTGTTTGGTAAGGATAACAACTGGATATCCAGCCCTTTGTAAACGCTCAAACATACTGCATTCATACAGAAATTTGCTTGCAACATTTGAGAGAACAGTAGCAGGAAGCTGCTTTGGATCGCCAACCTTCACAAAATTCAAATCTCAGAATTGATTCAAGTCAACAAAATTTTCTGAATACAGAGATAATCCTCACCATGATACATTTTGTCCCAtctgacttcaaaagctgaagAGGAATCAAAGTTGCAGGTTCCAAAGCCTAGAGTGACATTAACACAGAGTTTAACAGTAAAAATTAAGCAACAGTGCTGCCAATCAAATGCAAACTTTACAAGCCCAAAAACTAATGGAGATAATATTACCTGAGCTGCTTCATCAATTACAACAGCATCAAATAGAGTACTCTCTGATGGATTaccaaatttaaaacttgatatagACTCAGAGCACACTCCATAAAGATCTCCACCACAGCCACTTAATGTTGTTACCACTATTTCAGCTTCCCTCAATATAGTCTTTCTCAGTTTATGTTTCAATGCTTTGGTTTCTTCATAAGATTTCTTCTCATGCAACTCAGCAGCACTAAGATCTTTGTAGATTTGTTTCTTTAGTTCATACATTTTTCTTAGCTTTGCCTCCAATTCTGCATCAGACATTTCTTTAACATCATCCCCCCTATGAGTTTCATCTTCCAACACATTTCTCAGTTCTGAATTTCCATCTTTTAGGCTAGCACGCTTAGCTTCATAAAACCTTATGCGGTCAACCAACTTTTCTAAATCAGAACGCAATGTCACAGAAGAGTCTGCACACATATCATTCCTTGCATTGTTTAAATTCTCTTCTGCCAACCGATGGTCAACAAGTGTATCAATAAAGAGGGGTAATGAATTTGGATGAACAGTCTTAATGTTTCCAACCCGTACAAGATATGGCTTATACATCTTCCCATCGCTGCCATAAAGGCCTTCACTGGATATTCTTGATACCAATTCATCAACTGCTGCATTTGATTGAGCACAAATGAGGACCCTTCCTCTCACAGAACTTTCTAATGTTCTTTTGTCTTTTTCCACATCCTCATTTAGTTGCCTTGCAAAGGCTGCATCCTGCCATGCCCTGGCAATTGCAGCAGACTGACTAATCTTCAGCCTAGGATTGGTGCATGAACTATAACTTTGCTTCAGATGACCATTCAAAGATTTTTTCGTAGCAAGCAAAGCACTGACAATGGCCACTATAGTACGGGTCTTCCCAGTccctataataaaaataaataacttgaaAAATACAGAAAATTCCTAAATCCATAAGAAGGTTCTCAAAGtaggaaaaaaaaagcaattagaaataagaaaagaaataccTGGAGGACCCTGAATAAGAGACAAttcaaattctttctttattttacgTGATCCAATAGCAGCACTGATCGCTTGAAGTTGACTTTCATTAAAAGAGGATTTTAAAACCAGCTGCAAGGGCTGGGAAAGCTTGCCCAGATCTAGTTCTTTAGATTCATTATATCTAGAGGAAACACTCACAGGATTCAAAATAACTGGAACCAGAGGGATATCCTTTAATGAAGATAAAGCGTGAAATTCTCGAAGTTGAGGTGTAATGCTCATAATACGACTAGCATGCCATTTACTACGTTCAAGAAGGTTCCTCCTAGCTTGATCTAAACGTGAAGACCCATTTTGAAGATAGAACCTGATAAGCAGTATGCTTGACCTTCTTTTGTTGTCTCTCTCACGCCTCTCCACCTAAGTATCAGGTTGAATAATTcagaataatgaaaaaatgtCACTATAAATTGGACGAATAGATACTCAGCCATGAGAGACCTGGAGGATCCATTTTTTCCAGTTATTTAGAGAAGCTTCAGTTAATTGCacttaaaatacataaaattaattaaccttCTATATCAATCTTAGTCAggtaaaaattcaatatccagataaggaataaattaataagaatggTCAATGAAGAACattccaataaaaaaattagtaataacaTTTTTAAGAACAAAGAGGCTATGTCCATTGAAAGGCTAATTagagaaatatcaaaatataaatttatttgcatAAACGTATGAAACCACCATCTCTTTTGAAAAGTGATCAGGAAAAATATGATGCAAATACCTTTCCAACCATGTGAAAATCATGCGACGTCTTTCGTGGAGGCTCTCTGGTGAGCAAAACAAGGTCATTTTCTGAAAAGCTTTTAGATGTCACAGATTCTTTATCATCATGGACAAAGCGAACAAGATGAAAGTCATCAATTCTCTCAACTGAAAGGACAGACAAACGACCAAAATACATATCCTCCCATGAAGACATCTCCAGGAAGAAACTATGTAATTGTGCTTTAAACTCCTCCAAAACCAATGGTCGAAAGATGGTGACATACTGTTCAGGTGATTTAAAACACACAGGAACCTCCTTTAATTCACAAAGCACACGATTCTTATCTTCACTAGCAGATGCTAATCCTACTGCTGCAAAATAATCTATTTCTAGAATGGGTCTATACCAGTCATCAAGCCTTGGAGGTCCAAACCTTTTCACTCCAGGCTCCATCCTGTGTGATTGGCCAGGTCGGCTTTCATGGGGTGATTTAAGTTGAATAACTTGTCTCTTAGGAACAAAGGGGCCTGATTTTGCCAGATACGACTGCTTAAGTTTTAAAGACCTCAAAGCACTCTCCAACGGATCATCCTCAGTTTGACATACCAGCTCTTTCAGAACAGTACCAGTAGCTTCAGCAACCACATTATTGCAACCTTGATTCTCATTTTTAGACCCAAAGGACTCAACTGATTTACTCTTTAAACCAACTTTCTGCAGTGACAAGGAATCATTTATATTAGATTTGGAGTTTACTTCTTTCTTCTTACCATCCACAACTTCTGTATTTAGAGAATCAAGTGATTTATCTCGCAATTTATCAATGTCCAGCTTCTGAGAAGCTTGGCCAGCACCATCCTTATCTGTCTTAAGCAAAGAATCCAACAGATCCTTTGAAGCATCAGCACTATAGGCATTATTCTTCAAAGAGTCAGTTTGTGAAGTGCTATAATCAGATGTAAGTGCCAAAGTCTTGCTATCCAACATGTACTCTCTTGACTTGACATCTGATGAAGTAACCAGATTTGCTGAAAGTTCTTTTTCTGTCTCATCATCTGAAAGAACAACTAAATCATCTTTATGCCTATTAAGCAATGTTTCAGAATCTAGGATTTGAGTATCTGCATTCTTCACAGGAAAAGGCTGCAAATCTGAAACAGTAGACTTTCTCTCCATAGCCAAGCCCTCAGTAAACAATGCTTTCGGCTTCAAGGAGATCTTTTCGATACTACAAGAAGATTCCTTTGATAATGAAACACAAAGATGTGATGTTTTTTCCATCAGTTCATCCACGTCAAAATTATCTAAGATGcgacaataaaaaacaaaagtagcaaagagttaaaaataaatgaatgatCCATAGGAAAGTGAAATTCACCAACTTGAAATCAAAAATGTTTTAAGCTCACCAGACAATAAAAGATTTTCAATGGCACTGACTGTCAATAAGGATGTACTACTGCATGACTCTTTGAGCAGATGTAGAAGAGAAGTTACAGTTCTTTTCCAGTAtacaaaaacaattttaagtTGTGACTTTCCCCAATCCATCAGGTCATGAAGCCATTTGTAATCGAATAAATTTTTAACCGTCTTTCCAAAAtccttatattgttttataagcaAGGGGCAAAGTCTTCCAAAAACAACAGGAAGAATCTCGAGCAGGCGGATACAACTCGTCTGAAACAAGAAGAGAACAAGATCAAATATTGCCCCCAACATAAGCACATGGACACAAGTGTGCCTTACTGCACCCACACCCAAAAACACAAGAATGtgtatacttttttttaaaaatgtgcAATCTAATTAATCCAGAGGACAGAAAGTTTCTTAAGAAtacaattatattgaaaatgatatttacattattcatataccttttttttcataaatgaaattgttaatctATATTGAAGAAATATGAATTAATGCTTGATGTTTGTATTGCAATCATTTACCAAGAGTACACAAGAAAGGAAACAAGTAAAATGGGATCATTTCCAAATAAAGCCTGCAATGTTACCTGGCAAAGACTGTAGTCAAGAAACATCTTCCCTTCTAGCAAACACCTTTTAACAGCAGGCCATGTAATTTCCGACAGGAAGTAATGAAATTTCTCCCATAACTTCAAGTCAACATTTGAAGAATGTCCAACACTTCCATCAGAAGAATCAAAGACTGGCTGCCTTAAAAATCCACCTTGAGAAGAGAACTTTGTAACTTTCACGTGTTCAGATGAATTTTCCAGCAAATCCGAATTCAGTAAATGCCCTTCTTCAAATAATTTCCTTagagtgaagaaaaaatgaTGCAAAGCCTGAAACTTTGATAGAACAGAATCAAGTTGCACCTGCAAAAGTATGTAAACCGGCTAACCAGTTATCATGTTGTACTCTCTTATACTGTCCCTAGATATTAAGGGTCAAATGTTTAGAGAAAAATGTCTGTTGACAATTAAAGCATGCCCAAGAAACCAAATCAAACatccaattaatataatatttatacatacctAATGccaaaaagaagggaaaaaaataaataccgAAAAAAAACCACCACTTTACCAGTTTCAAAGCATGTCTCAAGCCCAAAAAAGTGGCAGACAAAGAAGAACTGTATGAACAAAGAAACTTTAAACCAGAAGCAAGACCACGTGTGTTTGACACTTGCTCCAAGACACTCTTACCAAATTGCCTCACTTCCTGCatcaaataaagagaaaaaagattatGTTAAACTCTTGGCAGAAATTCAATCACAAGACGAGTAAAAAGCTATAAGGTAATACGACATACTTCACAAATAAAAGAGTATATTTAATTCTAGTGTAGGAGGATATTCAAAATGGTGCACAAGCTGTCCAAAAACACCCTAAATGGTATCCGATTCGAAAGCAggacaccttttttttttttttttttttgcaaagaAACAAAGATACTCTATAAAAGCATACAAGAATGGCAATATGTCCATAAAAAAAGAACAAGCTGTAAACACAAGAATTCAtagaacaataaaaaatgaaatacctCTCCTATTCCAAAATATTCAACACTAAAGTgaaaaatccataattaaatttaCACAAAAATCTTCCCTAGCTAGGTAATTGAAGCTCCCAATTCTGTTGGATAAAGCAGAAAGAAACATCTTTGAATTCTGAAATAATGAGGCCCAAAGAAGCCTAAAATTTCACTGATTCCACATGGTCCAAATCTCTCATGTCCTAAAAAATTCTCCCATTTCTTCCTAACCAAATTACCCGAAAAATTACCATAACTGCACAATTCCACAATACAGAGGTTTTTCTTCTGCCTCCAGAGGAAACATATCTCTCTAACAAAAGCCAAGGAACAAGAAGAAGGAACTGCCCAAATGGATATCCAATGGCATTAATTAGAACCTCTAATGACATCTTTAGTATCCTAACATTCGTATGCATCCCATACTTATTTTTAATGGCTTAGTGCCAAAGCAGGTTAATTTCAAGTGGGAGTCAATCACCAAAGCCATTTGCCACAGAAGGCCCAATTTCTTTTAACAAGATTACAAACCCTAAGCTACCTATAATGAGAAAGTTCGAGACTCCAAAGTCCATTTCACTAGGTCAGTGTTTTTCCCTTCTCCAAATCCTTCCAAAACAAAAGGTGATCTTGAGATTTTATGGCTTCTATTAAAATTCCTTTAACTTCTTCCAACTCTTGGCTAGAGAGACCTTGTGAGGAGGAAATAAGAAAGGGAGTCTTTGATTGTAAAGGAGACTTAGAACataaccaaaataaaataaacaaacaaagaagTATACCTATACaagaaaagggagagagagagaattcaGAATCATGAGGAATCCAAGGAAATGAGAAATACTAAAACTTGACTTCATCTAATGATGAATGAACATTTTTGGTCTTCAAAAATTTCCATTGAAATAGCCAAAAGGATATCCATATTCCAAACCAATAACACCATTACTTTCTCCTAAAGAAAATCTAAACTTTCAATGACAATGGAACAGCATGAGAGGAGTGCAGCAATATCAAGAGTCAAAAACAGGGATGTCAAGTTTCCCTGCAAAGAAAACTACTCACAGAGGCTAGGCCCAGTTCAGGGAGGGATTTTAAACAAAACTTCAGGATAGGATGGGGATGGGGCTGAAAAAACAATcttccaaaataaattaataattaaatgttttaatttgattgcataagaagtatttaaagattaatacaaaaaagtaacaaaaaaatctttatcTAATATTCATCAATCACATGAGGAAACACAACT
Above is a genomic segment from Mangifera indica cultivar Alphonso chromosome 3, CATAS_Mindica_2.1, whole genome shotgun sequence containing:
- the LOC123211184 gene encoding uncharacterized protein LOC123211184 isoform X1, with translation MVEVIPSRRELLDRWRDIQEEEEEDDGNDPSKRRRINQHKENWFADASNFLISLPKQSHVWCGSWDIMGPQLEVFYNYFKDERTDSPLKLLWKRMSEEMRSCVQCISQHHQAQEMYSLEYDLGTVGHLLNVLQSLDEERVTQHLRQIHARLACQEYNPQSDYNEVVAVMYEVLMFPILLDDQSLFTEFEIFIEAVDNMHELALAGHQQFPGVYALFFFNRRVRSIGRRLASTVGKLRRATDLEPLQPLLKKFVGFLETEVLPSTVKTSRPRVQLERLPIWLGITSLLEFVEPPALEEGILERYPIFFDIVLNHVSGDSPEFSHAVICLRELFKMLGCKLWLRSTLSPSVMRNTLLGQCFHTRNEKIHKDIFDLFQPFLQSLEALQDGEHEKQRRNFLYFLLHQVPVSNNFSVLTTKLACKIALLIVYRGYKMNPPCPPFECAHMWGPSLVSSLKDSTLHSSLRQPAFDLFQTIIVSDAAALITSTLNSPKPFNADSIISIDINDDEDNQMIPFSPDIEEKDNSSWSEFGAQSKISSQEYRGWMCIPMLWIDVLVDIDPSVLPVSLSKAVFWARSRFSFLEPEITAELALHIKTWLSSSATEISSTFGWKVPTGCEDGGGGKLSKNSMEVSTMCLPLIRAFKRLTAHFIVQIGQGELRKQWTWEPRMSESLILLLVDPNDEVRQFGKSVLEQVSNTRGLASGLKFLCSYSSSLSATFLGLRHALKLVQLDSVLSKFQALHHFFFTLRKLFEEGHLLNSDLLENSSEHVKVTKFSSQGGFLRQPVFDSSDGSVGHSSNVDLKLWEKFHYFLSEITWPAVKRCLLEGKMFLDYSLCQTSCIRLLEILPVVFGRLCPLLIKQYKDFGKTVKNLFDYKWLHDLMDWGKSQLKIVFVYWKRTVTSLLHLLKESCSSTSLLTVSAIENLLLSDNFDVDELMEKTSHLCVSLSKESSCSIEKISLKPKALFTEGLAMERKSTVSDLQPFPVKNADTQILDSETLLNRHKDDLVVLSDDETEKELSANLVTSSDVKSREYMLDSKTLALTSDYSTSQTDSLKNNAYSADASKDLLDSLLKTDKDGAGQASQKLDIDKLRDKSLDSLNTEVVDGKKKEVNSKSNINDSLSLQKVGLKSKSVESFGSKNENQGCNNVVAEATGTVLKELVCQTEDDPLESALRSLKLKQSYLAKSGPFVPKRQVIQLKSPHESRPGQSHRMEPGVKRFGPPRLDDWYRPILEIDYFAAVGLASASEDKNRVLCELKEVPVCFKSPEQYVTIFRPLVLEEFKAQLHSFFLEMSSWEDMYFGRLSVLSVERIDDFHLVRFVHDDKESVTSKSFSENDLVLLTREPPRKTSHDFHMVGKVERRERDNKRRSSILLIRFYLQNGSSRLDQARRNLLERSKWHASRIMSITPQLREFHALSSLKDIPLVPVILNPVSVSSRYNESKELDLGKLSQPLQLVLKSSFNESQLQAISAAIGSRKIKKEFELSLIQGPPGTGKTRTIVAIVSALLATKKSLNGHLKQSYSSCTNPRLKISQSAAIARAWQDAAFARQLNEDVEKDKRTLESSVRGRVLICAQSNAAVDELVSRISSEGLYGSDGKMYKPYLVRVGNIKTVHPNSLPLFIDTLVDHRLAEENLNNARNDMCADSSVTLRSDLEKLVDRIRFYEAKRASLKDGNSELRNVLEDETHRGDDVKEMSDAELEAKLRKMYELKKQIYKDLSAAELHEKKSYEETKALKHKLRKTILREAEIVVTTLSGCGGDLYGVCSESISSFKFGNPSESTLFDAVVIDEAAQALEPATLIPLQLLKSDGTKCIMVGDPKQLPATVLSNVASKFLYECSMFERLQRAGYPVVILTKQYRMHPDICRFPSLHFYESKLLNGEQTSAKTASFHATEGLGPYVFFDIVDGKELRSKNSGVFSLYNEHEASAAVELLRFFKKRYPSEFVGGRIGIITPYKCQLHLLRSRFSSAFEPSVTSDMEFNTVDGFQGREVDILILSTVRAADSSSGSPGISSNSIGFVADARRMNVALTRARLSLWILGNARTLQKNSNWAALVKDAKERNLVLSVKRPYESMFKSALRKNPAPENYCDSSRLKSKERDGDISKNVQSANPGEHVSDGKKAKESGHDKLNSAITTLGKRQVKCVDAMSKLDCSGEEAVDSHKYSKIGQLEGSKGSFEQDRNRRKLKGSTPSTGGCVKEQKANDRGRDRNTTGGPADLIAKRKQQREAVDAILYNSLIPSKKSEPSVKPVAAKRSLSPTSNVSGAIKPPKKRKEASSTSTLQDQSHHQRKKRDKIVSTQDLR
- the LOC123211184 gene encoding helicase sen1 isoform X2, producing MNPPCPPFECAHMWGPSLVSSLKDSTLHSSLRQPAFDLFQTIIVSDAAALITSTLNSPKPFNADSIISIDINDDEDNQMIPFSPDIEEKDNSSWSEFGAQSKISSQEYRGWMCIPMLWIDVLVDIDPSVLPVSLSKAVFWARSRFSFLEPEITAELALHIKTWLSSSATEISSTFGWKVPTGCEDGGGGKLSKNSMEVSTMCLPLIRAFKRLTAHFIVQIGQGELRKQWTWEPRMSESLILLLVDPNDEVRQFGKSVLEQVSNTRGLASGLKFLCSYSSSLSATFLGLRHALKLVQLDSVLSKFQALHHFFFTLRKLFEEGHLLNSDLLENSSEHVKVTKFSSQGGFLRQPVFDSSDGSVGHSSNVDLKLWEKFHYFLSEITWPAVKRCLLEGKMFLDYSLCQTSCIRLLEILPVVFGRLCPLLIKQYKDFGKTVKNLFDYKWLHDLMDWGKSQLKIVFVYWKRTVTSLLHLLKESCSSTSLLTVSAIENLLLSDNFDVDELMEKTSHLCVSLSKESSCSIEKISLKPKALFTEGLAMERKSTVSDLQPFPVKNADTQILDSETLLNRHKDDLVVLSDDETEKELSANLVTSSDVKSREYMLDSKTLALTSDYSTSQTDSLKNNAYSADASKDLLDSLLKTDKDGAGQASQKLDIDKLRDKSLDSLNTEVVDGKKKEVNSKSNINDSLSLQKVGLKSKSVESFGSKNENQGCNNVVAEATGTVLKELVCQTEDDPLESALRSLKLKQSYLAKSGPFVPKRQVIQLKSPHESRPGQSHRMEPGVKRFGPPRLDDWYRPILEIDYFAAVGLASASEDKNRVLCELKEVPVCFKSPEQYVTIFRPLVLEEFKAQLHSFFLEMSSWEDMYFGRLSVLSVERIDDFHLVRFVHDDKESVTSKSFSENDLVLLTREPPRKTSHDFHMVGKVERRERDNKRRSSILLIRFYLQNGSSRLDQARRNLLERSKWHASRIMSITPQLREFHALSSLKDIPLVPVILNPVSVSSRYNESKELDLGKLSQPLQLVLKSSFNESQLQAISAAIGSRKIKKEFELSLIQGPPGTGKTRTIVAIVSALLATKKSLNGHLKQSYSSCTNPRLKISQSAAIARAWQDAAFARQLNEDVEKDKRTLESSVRGRVLICAQSNAAVDELVSRISSEGLYGSDGKMYKPYLVRVGNIKTVHPNSLPLFIDTLVDHRLAEENLNNARNDMCADSSVTLRSDLEKLVDRIRFYEAKRASLKDGNSELRNVLEDETHRGDDVKEMSDAELEAKLRKMYELKKQIYKDLSAAELHEKKSYEETKALKHKLRKTILREAEIVVTTLSGCGGDLYGVCSESISSFKFGNPSESTLFDAVVIDEAAQALEPATLIPLQLLKSDGTKCIMVGDPKQLPATVLSNVASKFLYECSMFERLQRAGYPVVILTKQYRMHPDICRFPSLHFYESKLLNGEQTSAKTASFHATEGLGPYVFFDIVDGKELRSKNSGVFSLYNEHEASAAVELLRFFKKRYPSEFVGGRIGIITPYKCQLHLLRSRFSSAFEPSVTSDMEFNTVDGFQGREVDILILSTVRAADSSSGSPGISSNSIGFVADARRMNVALTRARLSLWILGNARTLQKNSNWAALVKDAKERNLVLSVKRPYESMFKSALRKNPAPENYCDSSRLKSKERDGDISKNVQSANPGEHVSDGKKAKESGHDKLNSAITTLGKRQVKCVDAMSKLDCSGEEAVDSHKYSKIGQLEGSKGSFEQDRNRRKLKGSTPSTGGCVKEQKANDRGRDRNTTGGPADLIAKRKQQREAVDAILYNSLIPSKKSEPSVKPVAAKRSLSPTSNVSGAIKPPKKRKEASSTSTLQDQSHHQRKKRDKIVSTQDLR
- the LOC123211184 gene encoding uncharacterized protein LOC123211184 isoform X3, with the protein product MVEVIPSRRELLDRWRDIQEEEEEDDGNDPSKRRRINQHKENWFADASNFLISLPKQSHVWCGSWDIMGPQLEVFYNYFKDERTDSPLKLLWKRMSEEMRSCVQCISQHHQAQEMYSLEYDLGTVGHLLNVLQSLDEERVTQHLRQIHARLACQEYNPQSDYNEVVAVMYEVLMFPILLDDQSLFTEFEIFIEAVDNMHELALAGHQQFPGVYALFFFNRRVRSIGRRLASTVGKLRRATDLEPLQPLLKKFVGFLETEVLPSTVKTSRPRVQLERLPIWLGITSLLEFVEPPALEEGILERYPIFFDIVLNHVSGDSPEFSHAVICLRELFKMLGCKLWLRSTLSPSVMRNTLLGQCFHTRNEKIHKDIFDLFQPFLQSLEALQDGEHEKQRRNFLYFLLHQVPVSNNFSVLTTKLACKIALLIVYRGYKMNPPCPPFECAHMWGPSLVSSLKDSTLHSSLRQPAFDLFQTIIVSDAAALITSTLNSPKPFNADSIISIDINDDEDNQMIPFSPDIEEKDNSSWSEFGAQSKISSQEYRGWMCIPMLWIDVLVDIDPSVLPVSLSKAVFWARSRFSFLEPEITAELALHIKTWLSSSATEISSTFGWKVPTGCEDGGGGKLSKNSMEVSTMCLPLIRAFKRLTAHFIVQIGQGELRKQWTWEPRMSESLILLLVDPNDEVRQFGKSVLEQVSNTRGLASGLKFLCSYSSSLSATFLGLRHALKLVQLDSVLSKFQALHHFFFTLRKLFEEGHLLNSDLLENSSEHVKVTKFSSQGGFLRQPVFDSSDGSVGHSSNVDLKLWEKFHYFLSEITWPAVKRCLLEGKMFLDYSLCQTSCIRLLEILPVVFGRLCPLLIKQYKDFGKTVKNLFDYKWLHDLMDWGKSQLKIVFVYWKRTVTSLLHLLKESCSSTSLLTVSAIENLLLSDNFDVDELMEKTSHLCVSLSKESSCSIEKISLKPKALFTEGLAMERKSTVSDLQPFPVKNADTQILDSETLLNRHKDDLVVLSDDETEKELSANLVTSSDVKSREYMLDSKTLALTSDYSTSQTDSLKNNAYSADASKDLLDSLLKTDKDGAGQASQKLDIDKLRDKSLDSLNTEVVDGKKKEVNSKSNINDSLSLQKVGLKSKSVESFGSKNENQGCNNVVAEATGTVLKELVCQTEDDPLESALRSLKLKQSYLAKSGPFVPKRQVIQLKSPHESRPGQSHRMEPGVKRFGPPRLDDWYRPILEIDYFAAVGLASASEDKNRVLCELKEVPVCFKSPEQYVTIFRPLVLEEFKAQLHSFFLEMSSWEDMYFGRLSVLSVERIDDFHLVRFVHDDKESVTSKSFSENDLVLLTREPPRKTSHDFHMVGKVERRERDNKRRSSILLIRFYLQNGSSRLDQARRNLLERSKWHASRIMSITPQLREFHALSSLKDIPLVPVILNPVSVSSRYNESKELDLGKLSQPLQLVLKSSFNESQLQAISAAIGSRKIKKEFELSLIQGPPGTGKTRTIVAIVSALLATKKSLNGHLKQSYSSCTNPRLKISQSAAIARAWQDAAFARQLNEDVEKDKRTLESSVRGRVLICAQSNAAVDELVSRISSEGLYGSDGKMYKPYLVRVGNIKTVHPNSLPLFIDTLVDHRLAEENLNNARNDMCADSSVTLRSDLEKLVDRIRFYEAKRASLKDGNSELRNVLEDETHRGDDVKEMSDAELEAKLRKMYELKKQIYKDLSAAELHEKKSYEETKALKHKLRKTILREAEIVVTTLSGCGGDLYGVCSESISSFKFGNPSESTLFDAVVIDEAAQALEPATLIPLQLLKSDGTKCIMVGDPKQLPATVLSNVASKFLYECSMFERLQRAGYPVVILTKQDAPRYMPVSFLAFL